ccctcttctcctcttccccATTGTCATCCACACCAGTGTttgcgttgaaacaacaatCATTTCGGCTTCCAACTTCATGTCTATCATACCAAAAGGAAAAGTGCAATAAGAGGATTAATTGTCTTTAGTGCTGTTCGTTGATTTGTTTGTGATGCATAGCATGAGGTTAACTTAAATGATTAATTTCACAAGCTTGACATCTACTTGAagctatttataattttttcctgATTAGAAACCAAGTTTTTAAGATGGATAATAGGAGAAAAGGACCCTTACAAGTGAGGTTTGTTTCACCTATTTGTCTGGTACAATCCAGATTTCTCttggcttatatatatatatatatatatatatatatatatatatatatatatatatatatataaagaacttCACAAATTAACTATATTGTGGATTGCATTTGATTTTGTTCTTGCATGGGCTTTACTTGTTCCAATAGAGACGACggagaagaaacaaaaagagtAAGAATATAATAGCACTCATTTTGATATACAATGTCATGTAGAGACCAATTACAACACTCATGAGCATCACTAATGAAATAATCTATGCATAACAGGAGATAAGGATGAATTTTCCGAATAACGTTGTTAATTTAACGTCATGGATAGCACAAATGCAGCCACTAAACATTATGCTAACCTTGAATCACTCACTGCAACCGAGCAATAATTGTCTCCTTTTTTTATGTGAGTCACTTGCAAAgttcaagaaattttaaatatttaatcccAACACCACTAGGCGTCTGGCCTAATGGTAGTGAGCTCCTTGTACTTGCAAGGAGGTCACCGATTCGAATCCTGTCTAGAGTATTTGAGCTTAAAATATGCCCCATTACAAGAGAATGCCAGATTAAACCTTCATCCACTGATTGTGGGCTGTAGGGTCCTATCTAtagccaaaaaaagaaaaagaaaaaaaggagaccTAATTGCcaacaatcaattaaaattatacccaaaaaaaattcaattccacCAAATTTGTAATAAAAGAAGCAggaaaatatgaattaaaatgcAGAAGATACTTACAGGGAGGCCGAAGATGACAACTTTTTTGCCctgaaatatgaaattaaagaaaacaaatcacaattaattaaaacattaaaaaaaatggtattttACGTATTTAATTTCTCAATTAACTAGCCAACCTTGAAAATGTCTTTTAATGGAGTTGTTGAGAATTTTGAAGAAACACCTTCGTCCCAGGTCCGGGATTTTTGGAGGGAAACGCCGGGTGCAGCGGAGACGATGTCAGTCCCGACTGCAACCTTAGCGTAGGATCTCCACGATCCTCTGATGATTCCGAGACTATCAGCCATTGACTTGAGAAGGCAAGAAGGGCTTGTTCGCTTGAGGATTGCAGATGCCATGGCTTTACTACGCTTTACTCGATTGTGTTTCACTCTTGTTTGTTTACTGTTGTTTATGCAAGTTTAAGGTTTCTTGGCTGCTGGGGAGGAGGGTCTATCAAAATGAAAGTTGTGAACGACATTCACATACGAACGTTTGGCTTGTCGTTAAATGACATCCGACTGTCATTCACTATTATGAGTATTCATGGATAGAGCTCCGGAATGaggttgaaattatattttttaaaattttaattttttttattaaaaattaatttatatatatatatatttaaatcgttttaatatgctgattttaaaaataattttttaaaaaataaaaaaatattattttaatgtatttttaaacaaaaaatactttaaactgcAACTGCTATCATAATCCCAAATAGATCCATGGTCAAGTCAAGTTTGATTCTATAATTCTAACCAAaccaatttttaatattttataaattattaaatcaatacattcaattttttaaaacccaagtaatcataatgtttttgtggatattataaatatgggcatatgaaatcttttatttaaaaatatatatattgaaaaataaataattgaataaattacttAACTTAATACATTTGAAATACTTGTGAGACTCACAAAATTTTTGTATGCAATTTgcataacaagaaaataaaatcaatccagtgatggaaaaaaaatataactatgtgaaaaaaaatatgaaattaataccTACAATCTCATGTCTATAAGACACAGCAGACTTCTCTATTTTCTTATTAGTATTTTTAGCTAGCCACTGAAAAAAATGTTATTCATACTAAAACTTTGTGTTACTTTTacttaatgagtttttttatttaatgactaATACAGGTTGAATTATGTTGAATGAATTTTAAACATTTCGACTTATGATAtctatttattaagttttttttaacaggTTGAGTTGGGTTGGATAatgtaaattttataaataccctagttttttttaacaaactaatttaaaaaaagctaaagcatctagaaaaaaaatatcatatacatGCCTTGATTTACTGtatattgtataattttgaactgaaaaaaacacacaaagaaCTGTCTCTAAAGGCTTACAATGATCTTTTCACTTGGTTCATTTGACATTCTAGAATTGTTTAGGgatattttgatcttttcatgattttttttgtattgtaaaattattttattacccttgaaagcaaaaaaaaaaaggaacatttAACTATGGTTAAGgagcttttttatattttgattttttgctaCAATATAATGACTCATTTTGTAATTgtaatcaaattttgaaaagcTTGACTACAAGGATTTAGTCATCATTTCACACTGTTTTTTTGtaatatgtttttggttctAGGAgaaatatggtattttataaataattgccTAAAGGTGGCTGGCTCTGGTGgcaaaaaatatcttttccaTGCCATTCGATTCATCCTAGCCTCTTTATGCAATGCGTGTGTTCAACAGAGCTCCAATGCAatgctaataatattttctccccccccccctattttctctttccttttcgaAATTCATCCTTGGCCCTCTAAATTTGCAAATCAaccttttaagttatttttcctttgatttcatttttttttaattaatttctcaaatttgattttgttttcaattttatcatcctTCAAGTTTTTAATCTGTCAAATTCGGTTCctattcttttggtttttttatttaagatatttattattttattttatttttcaattttatcctcctttttcaatttttttcatattcaatgctcttttttttttcaatttaattcttcaatattaaattggttgagaattgaacttcttaattaaatccaagtctACAATTTCAAGGGTTGGAAATTTAGAATATCAACACAAGTTTACAAGATTCACCTGGATCATTTGTCATGGAATGAAATAGTAAATTTATCGTTTTGTCCTACAAAGTCTTTCACACTAACcctttttcaattattatggattaaccattttttaatttatcaggGTTAATTCTGTCtttttacatctttttttttcaaaagttaaattactaaaatacccttaaaagcaaaacaacacTTAACTTGTGTGGGGTTCTTTTTAAATTCAGGTGCTTAATCCTAATCTTAAGggcaattttgtattttaattaatattgataataattaaaaaaaactattttatttttttattttatcattcgatattggattgattgggaAATAGACTTcatatatgatttttgttttttgctttgtaTAGGGTTGATGTTCAACATTATGagcattcattttttataatataactaagttaaatttgttttaaaaaaccaaacttaTTAAAACCAGTTAAGTCTATGAACAGAGTCGCGGGGTGACCGGGGTCATATAGTATATTGTTGTCttaatgttttagaaaaaaggTTTTCATCTTGATGTTTTCTTATAAACTATGTCATGCTTTTATGCTTTTACTAATCATCTGAGTTGTATttgaattcataaaattaatcaattcatATCATTTCAACTCATATATGGTTTAATTAGAAACTTGTGCTATGCAAGGAGATAGGTTGagatatttcaaaatttatctGCTTGCCCAAGTTTAATGACTTTATCAAAAAGTCTCAAggttctcaatatttttttatatttaaaaaaatcatttgaccCATAAGAGAGTGTGAGCCAATCAATTGGCCTTAGATAAGATAGAGTTATGACAATGTAGTATATTCTTATCTTTCCATACTTTAGATCAATTCTGTTATCATaaatatttgatgatatttgAAAATCTAATATGCTAAGGAAGAGGGTTATAGTGTTTAGATAGTAGATGATGATTAAACATTCATATCAATATTCCATTCCTAGGAATTGGAAGAGTTGAGGGTTGGTGGTTGAGGTCTTAGCTCTTGCAAAACAATCATTTTGTGAAATTTTGGAACCCTCTGATGATTACATCAATAACTTTATAACAAGTGATTGtaataaatgaagaaataaaCATTTAACTCTAAAAGCTAGAATGTTTGTTCTTGGTCTTTTGTGATAAATGctttaagaaaaaagattatgaaTAATTTACCTGAGTGGATTGAAGGGTATTTATAGCTCTTGTATTAcgaaccatgtttttttttcaaaagggtCGAAAGTTTTTTCCTCTTGAATATCTTAGTAAGAAAGAAATTCTTTAAATCAACATTAGTGCTAATGAAAATGTCTCTTGCATTGCATTAATATTGATGAGAATTACATGTTCACATCGCTAGTGCTGACAGAAAAATACTAGAGCTATATAATACTTTTAGACCATATttcttacacaatattaatgttgatggaaataactatttttgtaacatttatgttgatttaaatATATTCAACTCTTAAAGAACTTTTATACACCTAGGGGTGTAGGGAAATGATTACCTTAAGCTTTCAACATCTCGAGTTAAGGGTTTTAGGGATAGCCTTACGACCCTCACATGAGGTCAATAAAGATCATCGATTATATGTTTGGATCTGGAATGATTTTAAACCTAAGGATGTTCAGTCTTGACACCTTTCAAGTCCATATATATTTATGCTCAGCACATAGTTGAGCTCAAGAGAGTTGAGTATGACATCTTACCAGACTCACAAGTATTTAGGCTAAGCACGTAGTTGAGCCTAATGGTGTTGGGTTTGACATTTTATAAGACCTACAAGCGTTTGAGCTCAACGTATAGTTGGACCCAATGGAGTTAGGTTTGATTTTTCGCTAAACTCATAGGCACTTGAGCTCAATGTGTAGCTGAGCCCAATTGAGTTGAGTCCAACATCTTGCTAGACCCACAAACGCTTAGGCTCGGTGTGTAGCTAAGCCCTATAGAGTTGTGTTTGACATCTTGTTAGCCCCACATATGTTTGGGCTCAATACTAGTCGAGCCTAATGGAGTTGAGTCTGGTATATCCCCTAACTCACAAGAGTTTAGGCTAAGCACATAGCCAAGCCTAATAGAGTTGGGTCTGATATTTTACCAAGCATTTGGACTTAACACATAATTGAGCCTAGAGGTGTAGAGTCCCCACCTTATCTCTAATCCTTCTATTCATGGCCTTTCAAGCAGACAAGGTTGATCCAtcaatattgattttgtttacCCTATAATGTGTCATTAAAGATTTGATTGTATCTATAGTTAGGATTAATCTTTTGCCTTTGTTATTAAgctctccttctttttttaaaaaggtgtttggtgatgattgtttttcaaagtattttttgctcatgaataaatcaaaatgatgtttttttatttttaaaattttatttttaacataaataaattaaaacaatatgataaaatatatataaataaattttaaacaaaaaaaaattgaattttaatcaaTCTATATTTAGACCGCACTTCCGAAAACAAAGAGTGAAAGAAAGGACCTATTAAAAAACCGttgttcaatattaaaaaacacggAGATATaataataaggattaaattatgtaaaaatatgagaaaattgGATGAAACAGTACTAGCATCTTTATGTGATTGAAAAGATTCAAAGATTTCGaattggataaattttttttttactatgcaaCTAATAATTCTCACttgaaaatagaagaaagaTGGCAAGAAGACAGAAGAAAGATCATTTGAAAATACAAGAAAGATCAAAACAAACCGACCTctagattattatttattatagtttTGTGCAAATTCGTTAGATTTGTAAACAGAAGGGAAAATCTAATTTACAACCTCATTCCTAGTAATTTGCCAAGCGCAATTCACCAGTCATTTCTGCAATAAACCATACTTCCATGGCGAGCCAAAAGAGCAGCAAGCAATATCAAGCATTGACAATAACACCACCTGCAATGTAAACAAGATCCAAAATCTGTAAATAACCttagaaacaaacaaacaaacaaataaataagcaTAAAAGATACAGTGGCACCCTCAGTTGAACTGTAGTCCAGCAACTCTGCACTTCCTCCATAGGCAGCAATAGATGTTGAGTTGATAACACAACTTCCTGCTTTCATATGCTTCAAACAATGCCTTTATACCAATTAGAAACAAATAGATCAAAGCAATAGGCAAATTGTTTCCGCAGTTTTTCTCTCTTACTTGTTCAGGAAGAAGTAACCAAAGATGTTGGTTCTAAACAGCCTCTCAAGCCAAGCCTCGGTGACCTCTTCCAGTGTTGTACTATAATGTTGTACAGCTGCATTGTTCACCAGAATATCTATCCGCCCATATTCGCGCACTACATGATCAACAACACTCTTGCAATTATCTTCGATGCTAACGTGAAACGTCTGAAGGTATTGCCCGAAGTATCACGGCGTCAACCTTATATCTATCCTCTATGCCTTCTACATATGTAAAGGCCCCTCTAGTGCAAAATGATAGCAAACAGAGCAACCTTTCCCTGCCACGAAATTGAATATCTTTCATCTGCTGTTCCGATTGGAAAACGATAAGTAAACAGAAAAACTGAAGTGCAGAACAATGGTGAACTTGAAGCTTGTTAGAGGGCTTGTAGTCAGGGTTGATGTGTTGTGGAAGTAGGTGCATGTGCATGGGATATTATTTGCCTGGCTGTTGTGGCTGAGTCTCTGGTGGAAACTGAAGCTTTTCCTTCTTGGTTGCCATACTCTGCCACTGCCACAAGGTATTGGATACTTGTTCTTGTCCAAAAAGAGACAGAAACAACCAAAGAGGGAACCGTTTCACTTGCATGGAGAGCAGCTTGCAATGAAAGGATTTTTACAGACAATCAAGCAAGCCAGGTGCCAGGTAGAGCGGAAGAGGACAGTGATTGAAGAGGAGGGTCTGCAAAGTGTCTTGTTAATTGCCAGGTGTGCAGCCCATCTCGCAGgtgtttcattgatgattttccaGTCAGGACGTTGCTCGTGATTCCATCAATGAAAAAGCAGGAATCTAACTTCTGTTTGTGATGGGAAAACAGAGAGGGGAGAAAGGTAGAAACTTCAGTTTTGAAACAGAGGCTGGCAGCTTTTGTGTCATAATACATCCAATATGATTTTACCCTAAACTCAACctcaaatttaacataaaacaaaCTCTAAACAACCCCAACCCCAAACTAATTCATAAAGCACCATACCTTAAATCTATAATTTAGAgtgtgatattttattattattattattatttgttaattataatctcaaattaatgtgtgttatttttaaatattatttttatttgttaattataaaaataattaataataaaaataacgaAACATAataatgtgtatttttttacatgtaaatagcttatttgaaattttaaacaatttgtTTATAATACTCATATATTCACCTGTAAATTAATGACTTAAAATCATAATtgaagtaataataataaaaaaaactcataactaaaaaaataatacaacataataatatatttgaatttatatttatatcttctACGATGATGATACATCAAACCATACATCAAATCTACACTTTGAAGATTCATGATGATTAAAACCATGATTCAAAatggaaattttatttaaaactgtGATTCAGAATAACAATTATGTTAAACTATCACATTCTCCCGATACTTTTCAAACAGTATCATTCTCCTGAAATTTTATGCGAACGGtgtcatttttcaaaaaaaaatccaagttctaTCTTAAGTCTTGTCCTTGGATTGTTAACTTTTGTAGCTATTGGTATAACTAGTCCTACACAGTAAGAAACTACCCGTGGGTGGCCAAGAAAAATAACCAATTGTTTGTAaatatccaaaaagaaaaaacttgataaTGCCCCACCAGCACAATCGTAACTATATATGCCATCGAGCATGTTATGGTCCACCGGGAATAATCCGCCTGTGTTGAGCAGCAGGAACATTGTACTTCATACATGATTGGTTTGATGCTTTGATACTTTAACAGGCTGTTTCGAAATGGTGCAGGTATAATATTCAAAGTCACTGCAGCTATAGCAGAATCTCCAGCATATCTATCGCATAAACTGCAATACATGCTTGTTCCACAAGACTCGAGTACGTAAAATCATACGACACAACTTGGCAGGAGAGGACAACGGGAATCAATATCACTGGCATACAACTTGCATGCATGAAACAGTATTATCTGGAGCAAGTTCatcaaagaggaaaaaacaCAACTGCAGCATTTAAACCAATTCCTAAATTCAGATAtgcaaaatctaaaacaatctAAGCAAAAACATTTTATGCACTCGGGATAAGGGTGTTGGTGACAGGGCAGGCTGCTTTCATGAGCTGTGGCCTTCTTTCGTTTTCTGCTCTATGCATCATTCAGTTCATTTTTCATAGACCCAATCGACATACAACAGAGGAAGTCCTCCACAGCTGAACGTATATGTTGGATGAGCAGGGAATAAAACAAAACCACATGCATTATATTCATGAAATCTGATGCGGGCATGTCACAACACTGAATCATAAATCAACATTGCCGTCTCTATGCCATTATGCAGCTAACATTGTTTTATCTTGTGTTCAGAAAACAAAACTGCTATTAGTAACCCATTTTGGAGCAGGAGGTATCAAGGCAAGACAAAAGAACAAGAGGCCCAAATTAGTGTTCAAAAAGCATCGATCGAAAAGGCCAGTTTCATACCTTCAAATAGACTTTGGCCTTCCCCTGACTGGAGTCTGGAGTGAATACAAGAGAGACATAGGTATCATTCGCAATGACTTTAGGGTTACTTCAGAAAAAATTGCACAAAATAATTTACACGAGCATTTGATTTAATCTCATCAAATTGAAGTTACTTAGAAAGCTACTAAACTAGTCCAAataaccaaatattgaaaaatgtaCCAAAACTATATCTTCCCTGTGCTTCAATTACCAGAACCACCAAATAGGGACCAGTCATTGACTTTGAAACTAGAAACAGCAACCTTAAAAACCTCAGACATGGGCAAGAACCCAGACTGCGCAGCAGGAAGTAACCCGGGGCCAACAGCGGAAGCACTTTCACTCAAAGGGCTAATCAAAATGGGCTCATGAGCCACAACGAGAACATCAGTCCCAGCGTTCTTAAGTCGAAGATTGGCCAAATAAACCCGCACAACATTCTGGGCTTCCCTTCCTTGTCGTCCTTTGGAAATCCCCATCTGCCCAATCGCTGTTGTAACAAGAGCTGAAGAATCCCCAATGGGAACCTCAACCACCCCTGACTGGTCAACCAGAGTAAACCCTTGAGCGTCTTGCTCATTCGCGAGGTCTTGAAGAAACCAAACGGCGCTTCCATTGTCGTTGATATCAGGCTTCAAATCTAGTAGCTCGAAAACCAAGCTTTCATCTCGACTTGGGTCCGCGAATACTTCTTGATGGTCTGGAACTTGTCGAATATTGCTAACATCCTGCAACataaaaacagtttttttcGTAAATCAATggcataaacaaaaataataataacaatagtaatGAGCTGACCTGGAATCTGACAGGGAAGGTGCTGGAAATAGCACCGCCAAAGAGAAGGCGGTCGGTGGAAATATCCTCCGGCATTAGCACtagaaatgatgaaaataatcaAGCGCTGCTGCTGCTTGCTGCTGGAGGGCTGTGAACAGGGAGGAAGGACACTTCGCTGTCTGTGAGTTGTTTATACGGGGGTTCCAGGGGCGTATATACGCCGCTGCTTCGgccgttaataaaaaaaaataaaaattactgtATCCactattgattaattttactttCATGGGTTTGAGGAATTAAgttgattcagttttttttttaattagttttttttaatattaaattaattaagagttaaattttaaaatttattttttttatttttattatgttattttagttttataatcatagaataatatttaatgagttaatttaaattttatttttttttatctgggttttttttaattgatttatttttaaattttattatttaatattagattaatcataaattgagtttcataatttattttaatttttttattagaatattttagtttcatcatcacataaatataaaataaaataattattttaatatattttaaataaaataatatcattcatCACATCACATCGCGGGTTATAAAGCTAGGCATAAAACCCTAAGGGATGTAACTCAACTAGTCATGTTAGTATTCagaatcaaaacaattaaagctTGATTTGTAAATCATATTTTAGAGATTTAGTTTGATTGTAGTTTCTGTAATTAAGTCCTAAAGATTAGTTGCTAGTCTGTCAGATTACTTATTTagacaagatattttttatataaactatgTATATGCACGGTAAAAATTACACATAGTTAAAAGATTGTCTTGATGTTCTTCAAACTCCCTCTGTcagctttcttgttttctttatggCATCAGAGCCGTTGTCTAGCACCTAATACTGCTTATTATTTTGCTTCCGCCAACATCACCATGACAGAAAtatcattagaaaaatatttgacataAACAATGAATTTTTATGATCTTTACTACATTCATCCCTCAGATCACACCAATCACGCCATTGTCACCCAACTTTTGGAAGGTGATAACCATGTAACATGGAGTTGTGCCATGATGATGTCTCTGGAGGCCAAGAATAAGCTTGGTTTCATTGATGGCACGATAAAAGCAACCTTCAGAAACAGATCCTAAATATAGAGCTTGGAGACAATGCAATTAGATTGTAAAATCATGGATTCTTAACTCCATCAGTCCATCcttaataaatactataatcTTCTCTGATACTGTTGCTGATGTCTGGGCAGTCTCAGTGAGCGTTTCTCACAAGAAAATCTGTCACGCATATTTGAGCTTAAACAAAGGATCGTTGAACATCGCCAACAACAATAGACCATAGCAGCTTATTATTCAGCACTCAAGTCCTTTTGGGATGAGCTAGGATCATACAATGATCCACCTTTATGTAACTGTGCAGGAATAAAACAGATTGCTGAAAGAGAAGAACATGAACGAATCTTCCAATTCCTTATAGGTCTGAATGATATATATTCTGTTGTTCGTGGACAAATTCTATTGATGCAGCCGCTCCCCAACTTCAGGAAAATATATTCACTCctgctttaaaaagaaaaacaacggCAACTTATTGAAGCTCATGACAATCCCATTCATGCCATGAATGTGAAAAGAAACACAAGGATCATAGAGAACAAAAAACCTACACGGCTACAAAACAACAAGGGTAAATCTTTATTTTGCTCACATTGTGAGGGAGATACACATACTATTGACCGTTGCTATTACATCATTGGATTTCCACCAGGAAACAAGTTTCATGGCAGAGATATCAAGCCACCGAATAGACACAAACGACTTACAATTAATAATGCTAGTAACGCGATCAAACCCAACACGGCAGCAAGTGGACTTCAGACCTTTCCTCAGTTCATAGAAGTGGAATACAATCAAATAAGGGCATTACTTGGTAAAAATCAGTTATGTGAAAATGTGACAAGACCTGAACACGATGAAGATGATTAGCCCGGGGAAGGAGCATAATGGCTTGTACTATCTATATGAGTTCACAGCTATCAAACcaccataaaaaattcaagccaACACCGTTTCCACGATCCAAGATTTATAGCACTGTCGCTTAGGACACCACTTTGCTGCACCATTACAATTTTTGTCTAAGAcgattcttaatttttctattcatCATTCTATGCATTGTGACATCTACCCTATGGCAAAACAAACCAGACTACCTTTCAAtatgagttttatttctttatatgcACCTTTTGATCTTATAAATTGTGACATATGGGGTTCTCATCGCACACATACACACTTTGGTGCTCGCTATTTTTTAACCATTAAAGACGATTACTCACATTACACTTGGATCTATCTTATGAAGCTTAAATCTAAAATGCAAACCTTACTAAAGTCCTTTATTGCGTTTGTCAAAACACAATTCCAATGTAATGTTAAATGGGTAAGAGCAGATAATGGGAGTGAGTTTACTTCTATGCGACCCCTTTTTAATGATTTAGGAATTCTTTTTCAACACTCATGTCTAGCcacaccacaacaaaatggtgtcGTAGAGCACAAACATCATCATCTTTTGAACATTGCTCGCGCTCTACGCTTCCAAGCCTGTTTGCCACTTCAATTTTGGGGGGAAAGTATACTTATTGCAGCCTATATAATCAACCGTTTGCCTACACCCGTTCTTTCAAAAGCTTTACCCTATAAGAAGCTGCACAATACTACACCTACATACCATCACATGAAGGTTTTTAGCTGTCTTCGTTATGCCATCACTATTACACCCTCACACAAATTTGATTCTAGAGCACGCAAATGTATTTTTGTGGGTTATCCTTTGGGTCAAAAGGCATACCGCCTTTATGATCTCTCAACTCACACATTTTTCTTTAGCCGCGATGTCACTTTCCACGAATCTATATTCCCCTTCTCTGCTCAACTACAGGATACACAGTCCGATCAACCAGACCCCTATACCTCAAGCTTACCCTTACCAGCTTCTATTTATCCTCAAACACTATCCATTCCTTCCTCCCTTTTAGGCGAACAATCCATCTTACCTTTACTACCCCTATCCAACAATGTC
This genomic interval from Populus nigra chromosome 11, ddPopNigr1.1, whole genome shotgun sequence contains the following:
- the LOC133668207 gene encoding uncharacterized protein LOC133668207, which produces MPEDISTDRLLFGGAISSTFPVRFQDVSNIRQVPDHQEVFADPSRDESLVFELLDLKPDINDNGSAVWFLQDLANEQDAQGFTLVDQSGVVEVPIGDSSALVTTAIGQMGISKGRQGREAQNVVRVYLANLRLKNAGTDVLVVAHEPILISPLSESASAVGPGLLPAAQSGFLPMSEVFKVAVSSFKVNDWSLFGGSGN